A portion of the Phormidium ambiguum IAM M-71 genome contains these proteins:
- a CDS encoding oxygenase MpaB family protein yields MGRYDNLRKIEQLDPVKDHSEIVKILVSYEFPWDFQRSYIELGLAKAFASPRIAGLVAKRGYTQAHTQKRYDDSSIMMFEMIKHGYDSEQGRACIERLNYIHGHFKINNQDFIYSTAALIVEPIHWNDRFGWRRMSENEKLAWLNFCLEIAKRMKIKDLPDSLAEMERFKQEYEDKFLYNSAATKELYQIFVDLISSWFPLVPRGLVELVFRCILDDRSLKAYELEAPPVAVKKFVEFCLHARAWMLSFLPARTKSGLFVDRPSRSYPANDYDVTKLGPSDENLRKKISG; encoded by the coding sequence ATGGGACGTTACGATAATCTCAGAAAAATAGAGCAATTAGATCCTGTTAAGGATCATTCAGAAATTGTCAAAATTCTGGTTAGTTATGAGTTCCCTTGGGACTTTCAGCGAAGTTACATTGAATTAGGTTTAGCTAAGGCGTTTGCTAGTCCTAGAATTGCTGGTTTAGTGGCAAAAAGAGGTTATACACAGGCACACACTCAAAAGCGTTATGATGATAGTTCAATTATGATGTTTGAGATGATTAAGCATGGCTATGATAGCGAACAAGGTCGTGCTTGCATTGAACGATTGAACTACATTCACGGTCATTTTAAAATCAATAATCAAGATTTTATTTATAGTACTGCTGCTTTAATCGTAGAACCTATTCACTGGAACGATCGCTTTGGCTGGCGAAGAATGTCAGAAAATGAAAAGTTGGCATGGCTAAATTTTTGCCTAGAGATTGCTAAACGAATGAAGATTAAAGATTTACCTGATTCTTTAGCAGAAATGGAACGTTTTAAGCAGGAATATGAGGATAAATTTCTTTATAATTCTGCTGCTACTAAAGAGTTGTATCAAATATTTGTTGACCTAATTTCTAGTTGGTTTCCCCTAGTTCCTAGAGGATTGGTTGAATTAGTATTTCGTTGTATTTTAGACGATCGATCGCTAAAAGCTTATGAATTAGAAGCGCCTCCAGTTGCAGTGAAAAAGTTTGTCGAATTTTGTTTGCACGCACGCGCTTGGATGTTGAGTTTTTTACCTGCACGAACTAAGTCTGGTTTATTTGTCGATCGTCCTTCCCGTTCTTATCCTGCTAATGATTATGATGTGACAAAATTGGGGCCAAGTGATGAGAATTTGAGGAAGAAGATTTCTGGTTGA
- a CDS encoding Uma2 family endonuclease, with the protein MSYAKTPGVRWTTADIELLPENEGTRYEVVDGDLFMTRAPHWKHQRTCFNVCQELESWSRSSGLGQATITAGVLFGESDDVIPDVVWASNERLDLLLDEAGHLTGAPELVVEVLSAGNENVRRDREAKLKLYSTRGVEEYWIADWRSQKVEVYRRENARLALVATLINDDELSSPLLPGFSCLVSKFFV; encoded by the coding sequence ATGAGTTATGCGAAAACTCCGGGAGTGCGTTGGACTACCGCAGATATAGAGCTTTTACCGGAAAATGAAGGTACGCGCTACGAAGTTGTAGATGGGGATTTATTTATGACAAGAGCGCCTCACTGGAAACATCAACGGACTTGTTTTAATGTTTGCCAAGAACTTGAATCTTGGTCGCGTTCTAGTGGTTTAGGACAGGCAACTATCACTGCTGGTGTGCTTTTTGGTGAGTCAGATGATGTGATTCCTGATGTGGTTTGGGCGAGTAATGAAAGATTAGATTTACTATTAGATGAAGCCGGACATTTGACGGGTGCGCCTGAGTTAGTGGTTGAGGTTTTATCTGCTGGTAATGAGAATGTGAGGCGAGATAGAGAAGCGAAGTTGAAACTCTATTCTACGCGAGGAGTTGAAGAGTATTGGATTGCTGATTGGCGATCGCAAAAAGTTGAAGTTTATCGCCGAGAAAATGCGCGTTTGGCGTTAGTCGCAACATTGATTAATGATGATGAATTAAGTTCGCCTTTGTTGCCTGGGTTTAGTTGTTTGGTATCGAAGTTTTTTGTTTAG
- the cutA gene encoding divalent-cation tolerance protein CutA: protein MNKSSEIQYGVVLVTAPSQAEAEEIAQSLVNSKLAACVSLMPIKSIYTWQDELYKEEEWQLLIKTDLAKFESLAAKVKELHSYEVPEIIALPLLAGYPPYLAWISENVP, encoded by the coding sequence ATGAATAAAAGTTCAGAAATTCAATATGGTGTAGTTTTAGTGACAGCACCTTCCCAAGCTGAGGCGGAAGAGATAGCCCAAAGTTTAGTAAACTCTAAACTTGCTGCTTGTGTCAGTTTGATGCCGATTAAATCAATTTATACTTGGCAAGATGAATTGTATAAAGAGGAAGAATGGCAACTTTTAATTAAAACTGATTTGGCAAAGTTTGAAAGTTTGGCGGCGAAGGTGAAAGAGTTACATTCTTACGAAGTTCCCGAAATTATTGCTTTACCTTTGCTGGCAGGGTATCCGCCTTATTTAGCTTGGATTTCGGAAAATGTTCCTTAG
- a CDS encoding type II toxin-antitoxin system Phd/YefM family antitoxin, with amino-acid sequence MNTVKIVDTNQQLTELVNHATNTGELIILTADGKAKAVLLGVEAFEELLGMREYSQRELMPFDDLQKQFQEALREAGYDSHEKIVNLVQEIKQEITKQH; translated from the coding sequence ATGAACACTGTAAAAATTGTAGATACTAACCAACAACTCACTGAACTTGTGAATCACGCTACCAACACTGGTGAACTGATTATTTTAACTGCTGATGGAAAGGCAAAAGCAGTGCTGTTGGGTGTTGAGGCTTTTGAAGAATTGCTGGGAATGCGTGAATATTCTCAACGTGAACTGATGCCTTTTGATGATTTGCAAAAGCAGTTTCAGGAAGCACTGAGAGAAGCAGGTTATGACTCACACGAAAAGATTGTGAATTTGGTGCAAGAAATTAAACAAGAAATAACGAAACAACATTAA
- the ruvC gene encoding crossover junction endodeoxyribonuclease RuvC produces MQQIILGLDPGLAIVGFGAIECEKTRQIPAKLVDFGVIKTSAKSPIGERLCTIYDDLNTIIQLLKPDLVAIEKLFFYRMGNTIAVAQARGVLTLVLAQHKLPIVEFTPAQVKQALTGMGNADKIDVQQAVARELNLDYIPKPDDAADGLALAITAWFNGEEF; encoded by the coding sequence ATGCAGCAAATAATATTAGGATTAGATCCCGGATTAGCAATAGTAGGATTTGGAGCGATTGAATGTGAAAAAACACGACAAATACCCGCTAAGTTAGTGGACTTTGGGGTAATTAAAACTTCGGCTAAGAGTCCGATCGGCGAGAGGCTCTGCACAATTTATGATGATTTAAATACAATTATTCAACTATTAAAACCAGATTTAGTTGCTATAGAAAAACTATTTTTCTATCGCATGGGAAATACGATCGCAGTTGCTCAAGCAAGAGGAGTACTGACTTTAGTATTGGCACAACATAAATTACCCATTGTTGAATTCACTCCCGCACAAGTTAAACAAGCATTAACTGGCATGGGAAATGCAGATAAAATTGATGTACAACAAGCAGTAGCAAGAGAATTAAATTTAGACTATATTCCTAAACCTGATGATGCTGCTGATGGACTAGCTTTAGCCATCACCGCTTGGTTTAACGGAGAAGAGTTTTAA
- a CDS encoding zinc-ribbon domain-containing protein — protein sequence MKEPLSITHPKLAAQWHQNKNGDLTPDKVLSGSHKKAWWICSKGLDHEWESSIKNRASGRGCPFCRGLKASETNSLASLYPEIAKQWHPTKNGTITPDQVVVGSGKKAWWKCPNGIDHEWEAVIGTRVNGCGCPFCVGQKPSVTNSLASLYPEIAKQWHLTKNSPLTPEQVTTGTRKKVWWKCAKDINHDWQTSIVGRVKGRGCPFCVNQKPSETNSLASLYPEIAKEWHWEKNDSLTPDQVISGSNKKVWWKCLNSKDHEWQASVSNRTRGGTRCPFCAGQKVSSTNSLAALYPEISKEWHPTKNGKLTPETVVAGSSRKVWWRCKNDPSHEWDSKVYHRLTGSGCPACNKGWTVEAIRGFVSSLINHLEIFTSAELYILFQQSGILQTKAKGRGFVKALATGRFPIEEIEKFVNGESSIVDRFIQDQDLTLEALETNNKNHNPETQKPTTEDQIDQTIDLSEEQDDLNLPIVQTKEVLKSLDHHIVSTADAEAVEFLIASAKAKIWKHTFHEETTAITQAEAYTGDSYADRVKSEFLDEYHRAKQLQIPTGYAFQINGKPAEPNLMQRLIAVRVRDNKRVGNWSGTGAGKTLSAVLASRVINAQLTLICCPNSVVEGWKNAILDIFPESQIATKTFTPNWQKSPSPLRGGVGGGVPRYLILNYEKFQQPESPDWVHTLIDSEQIDFIVIDEIHYTKQRQLEDMSRRKELIGALITSANEQNPNLHVIGMSATPVINNLQEGKSLVEMVTGVAHNELDIRPTIPNCMKLHQRLVTLGIRWMPEYNLEYEQIEIPVDCGDYIDRIRALGKNGTPLELEKILTQARLPVIRQQIQPKTLIYTHYIQGIDSLLKNALEADGWRVGFYTGDDKSGLPGFLKGKIDVLIGSSAIGTGVDGLQHVCNQLIINVLPWTHAEFEQLKGRIYRQGQVSDRVKMVIPLTFATVNGEHWSWCESKMQRLRFKKSIADAAVDGVVPEGHLRTPAQAYQDVITWLERLESGELQIITRPKIIIPIPDTDPADVQRRLRRYGDFSQMNRLWNQTHSAKTHQRLQENPEEWAQYHTLYQESRQDWAIVPYEEMIRWCQKESGYVIGDFGCGEAKLAEAISDRHTVYSFDHIAINNNVIACNMAHVPLNDEELDVAIFSLSLMGSNFTDYLREARRTLKLDGQLHIIEATSRFGDREQFCTDLEALGFAIISVEDMWKFTHITARKTYRKPQAGVELKF from the coding sequence ATGAAAGAACCGCTCTCGATTACTCATCCCAAATTAGCTGCACAGTGGCATCAAAATAAAAATGGTGATCTGACTCCTGACAAAGTTTTATCGGGTTCACATAAGAAAGCTTGGTGGATATGTTCTAAGGGGCTAGATCATGAATGGGAAAGTTCTATTAAAAATAGAGCTAGCGGGCGAGGATGCCCCTTTTGTCGTGGTCTAAAAGCTTCAGAAACTAACTCTTTGGCTAGTCTTTATCCTGAAATTGCAAAGCAATGGCATCCAACCAAAAATGGAACAATAACACCTGATCAAGTAGTAGTAGGTTCCGGGAAAAAAGCTTGGTGGAAGTGTCCAAACGGAATTGATCACGAGTGGGAAGCAGTAATTGGAACTAGAGTTAATGGGTGCGGATGTCCTTTTTGTGTAGGACAAAAACCATCAGTAACTAATTCCTTAGCAAGTCTTTATCCTGAAATCGCAAAGCAATGGCATCTAACTAAAAATAGTCCACTCACTCCAGAGCAAGTTACGACGGGTACAAGAAAGAAAGTCTGGTGGAAATGTGCTAAAGATATTAATCATGATTGGCAAACTTCTATTGTCGGTAGAGTTAAAGGAAGAGGATGCCCATTTTGCGTTAACCAAAAACCATCGGAAACTAACTCTCTAGCAAGCCTTTATCCTGAAATTGCTAAAGAGTGGCATTGGGAAAAAAACGACTCACTTACCCCAGACCAAGTAATATCAGGTTCAAATAAGAAAGTTTGGTGGAAATGCCTTAATAGTAAAGATCACGAATGGCAAGCTTCTGTTAGTAATAGAACTAGAGGAGGTACTAGATGCCCATTTTGTGCGGGACAAAAAGTATCAAGTACTAACTCTTTAGCGGCTCTTTACCCCGAAATCTCAAAGGAATGGCACCCAACAAAGAACGGAAAACTTACACCAGAAACAGTAGTAGCAGGATCAAGTAGAAAAGTTTGGTGGCGTTGTAAAAATGATCCTTCCCACGAATGGGATTCAAAAGTTTATCACCGACTCACTGGAAGTGGTTGTCCAGCTTGTAATAAAGGATGGACAGTAGAAGCTATACGTGGTTTTGTCAGTTCTTTGATCAATCACCTTGAAATCTTCACTTCAGCGGAACTTTATATTCTCTTTCAGCAAAGTGGAATACTTCAAACTAAAGCCAAAGGAAGAGGTTTTGTAAAAGCTCTGGCTACTGGACGGTTTCCAATAGAAGAAATTGAAAAATTCGTTAATGGTGAATCATCAATTGTCGATCGCTTCATCCAAGATCAAGACCTAACACTCGAAGCACTCGAAACCAACAACAAAAACCACAACCCAGAAACCCAAAAACCAACCACAGAAGACCAAATCGACCAAACAATAGACCTATCCGAGGAACAAGACGACCTAAACCTTCCGATCGTCCAAACAAAAGAAGTCCTCAAATCCTTAGATCATCACATCGTATCCACAGCCGATGCAGAAGCCGTCGAATTTCTCATCGCCTCCGCAAAAGCCAAAATTTGGAAACACACCTTTCACGAAGAAACCACAGCCATCACCCAAGCCGAAGCATACACAGGCGACAGCTACGCCGATCGAGTCAAAAGCGAATTCCTAGACGAATATCACCGCGCCAAACAACTCCAAATCCCCACAGGTTACGCCTTCCAAATCAACGGCAAACCAGCAGAACCAAACCTGATGCAACGACTCATAGCCGTTCGAGTCCGCGACAACAAACGAGTCGGAAATTGGTCAGGAACAGGTGCAGGCAAAACCCTCTCCGCAGTCCTCGCCAGTCGCGTCATCAACGCCCAACTCACCCTAATCTGTTGCCCCAACAGCGTCGTCGAAGGTTGGAAAAACGCCATCCTCGACATTTTCCCAGAAAGCCAAATCGCCACCAAAACCTTCACACCCAACTGGCAAAAAAGCCCCTCCCCGTTGCGGGGAGGGGTTGGGGGTGGGGTTCCCCGCTACCTCATCCTCAACTACGAAAAATTCCAACAACCCGAATCCCCCGACTGGGTGCATACCCTGATTGACAGCGAACAAATCGACTTCATCGTAATCGACGAAATACACTACACCAAACAGCGTCAACTTGAGGATATGTCCCGACGCAAAGAACTGATCGGTGCCCTCATCACCAGCGCCAACGAACAAAACCCCAACTTGCACGTTATCGGAATGTCCGCCACGCCAGTCATCAACAACTTACAAGAAGGGAAAAGTTTAGTCGAAATGGTCACAGGAGTCGCCCACAACGAACTCGACATCCGCCCCACAATACCCAACTGCATGAAACTGCACCAGCGACTCGTCACCCTTGGGATTCGTTGGATGCCAGAATATAACCTGGAATACGAACAAATCGAAATCCCAGTTGACTGCGGCGACTACATCGATCGAATTCGCGCCCTTGGTAAAAACGGCACTCCACTAGAACTAGAAAAAATCCTCACCCAAGCCCGTTTACCCGTAATTCGCCAACAAATCCAACCAAAAACCCTGATTTACACCCATTACATCCAAGGAATCGACAGTTTACTCAAAAACGCCCTAGAAGCAGATGGTTGGCGAGTCGGATTCTACACAGGCGATGACAAATCCGGTTTACCAGGATTTCTCAAAGGCAAAATTGACGTACTCATCGGTTCTAGCGCCATTGGTACAGGAGTAGATGGTTTACAGCACGTCTGCAACCAGCTAATTATCAACGTCCTACCCTGGACTCATGCGGAATTTGAACAACTCAAAGGACGCATCTATCGCCAAGGACAAGTCAGCGATCGAGTAAAAATGGTCATTCCCCTGACTTTCGCCACAGTTAACGGTGAACATTGGTCATGGTGCGAATCTAAAATGCAGCGCCTTCGCTTCAAAAAATCCATTGCTGATGCAGCCGTTGACGGCGTAGTTCCCGAAGGACATTTACGCACCCCCGCCCAAGCCTACCAAGATGTGATAACTTGGCTAGAACGTCTCGAATCTGGCGAACTGCAAATCATCACCCGCCCCAAAATCATTATCCCAATTCCAGACACCGACCCGGCAGATGTGCAGCGAAGACTGCGGCGTTACGGCGACTTCTCCCAAATGAACCGTCTCTGGAATCAAACTCACAGCGCCAAAACTCACCAACGCCTGCAAGAAAATCCCGAAGAATGGGCACAATATCACACTTTATACCAAGAATCTCGCCAAGATTGGGCGATCGTTCCCTACGAAGAAATGATTCGTTGGTGTCAAAAAGAAAGCGGTTATGTTATTGGTGATTTTGGTTGTGGTGAAGCCAAACTAGCCGAAGCAATTTCCGACAGACATACAGTTTATAGCTTCGATCATATTGCGATTAATAATAATGTAATTGCCTGCAACATGGCTCATGTTCCCCTCAACGATGAAGAACTTGATGTCGCTATTTTCTCTCTTTCTCTGATGGGTTCCAACTTCACCGACTACCTGCGAGAAGCACGTCGTACACTTAAACTCGATGGTCAGTTACATATAATAGAAGCAACTTCCAGATTTGGCGATCGAGAGCAATTCTGTACAGATTTAGAAGCTTTAGGATTTGCCATTATTAGCGTTGAAGATATGTGGAAATTTACCCATATCACGGCTAGAAAAACTTACCGAAAACCTCAAGCTGGAGTGGAATTGAAGTTTTAG
- a CDS encoding Npun_F0813 family protein, giving the protein MFILKRQDVEISSIQHPKRDQQIPILNYQGQTFRLISVFRANQEEEAKAFWRDLTDNRGKACVLLEEPERFSVWGKIRLDQLGSDGAGDARMITFTQACILLLQAVSIDIEDILGNKQAGLFEKSLVEVFQQWRFPQTESPAAVNNLLSIDPLNTNQLPPWEEHHLITLLQELHRLGKECFGNTSFVSRAMDALEDMPPPERSQFISWLNQTPLGKLWQ; this is encoded by the coding sequence ATGTTTATTCTGAAACGGCAGGATGTTGAAATATCTAGCATTCAGCACCCCAAACGGGATCAGCAAATTCCGATTCTCAATTACCAAGGGCAAACCTTTCGCCTAATCAGCGTGTTTAGAGCTAACCAAGAGGAAGAAGCCAAAGCCTTTTGGCGGGATCTAACAGATAATCGAGGTAAAGCCTGTGTATTATTAGAAGAACCGGAAAGATTCAGTGTTTGGGGCAAAATTCGCCTAGATCAGCTAGGTAGTGATGGTGCTGGTGATGCTAGGATGATTACCTTTACCCAAGCTTGTATATTGCTGCTCCAAGCAGTCAGTATAGACATTGAAGATATTTTGGGTAACAAGCAAGCGGGATTATTTGAAAAAAGTCTCGTCGAAGTTTTTCAGCAGTGGCGTTTTCCCCAGACTGAATCACCAGCAGCAGTAAATAACTTGCTGTCAATAGATCCATTGAATACTAACCAACTTCCCCCCTGGGAAGAACATCATTTGATTACCCTGTTGCAAGAACTGCATCGTCTTGGTAAAGAATGTTTTGGGAATACCAGTTTTGTTAGTCGCGCAATGGATGCTTTAGAAGATATGCCACCTCCTGAGCGCAGTCAGTTTATCAGTTGGCTGAATCAAACTCCGCTCGGTAAGCTGTGGCAATAG
- a CDS encoding gluconeogenesis factor YvcK family protein, producing MSIGLFKQALLFISTESRSRTPVRVNRWFKWLAPGLLVKRWLLISACGVLLTTLGLAIWVKLTPINRLIQLVNDILEKITTIVPNYISGPLVIVGGLLLIFWGHTRSLNSITEVLKPSGDEELIDVLLTHRKLNRGPKIVAIGGGTGLSTLLRGLKAYSANITAIVTVADDGGSSGRLRREIGVLPPGDIRNCLTALADEEKLLTELFRYRFSAGDGLVGHSFGNLFLTAMSEVTGDLERAIAASSKVLAVRGRVLPATLTDVCLWAQLEDGRRVEGESHITEAMGKIVKIGCIPANPPALPKAVQAIRQADYIIIGPGSLYTSIIPNLLVPEIAEAIAQRQVPRIYVCNMMTQPGETQGYTVSDHIKAIDKACGKQLFDAVLVQRKVPSEKSLIRYAQEDSHPVYLDRETINLLGRRIVMSNIMYEDEETGLIRHDSARLARVLLRWYSRAQSESIMGFYKL from the coding sequence ATGTCAATCGGTTTATTCAAACAAGCACTGCTTTTCATATCTACTGAATCCCGCAGTCGCACTCCTGTGCGGGTTAACAGGTGGTTTAAATGGTTGGCTCCTGGCTTGTTGGTGAAACGTTGGTTATTAATTAGTGCTTGCGGTGTTTTGCTGACAACTTTGGGTTTAGCAATTTGGGTAAAGCTGACTCCGATTAATCGCTTGATTCAGCTAGTTAATGACATTTTAGAAAAAATTACCACGATCGTTCCCAATTATATTAGTGGGCCATTAGTGATTGTTGGCGGTTTATTGTTGATTTTTTGGGGACATACCCGCAGTCTGAATTCAATTACGGAAGTCTTGAAGCCGAGTGGAGATGAAGAATTAATTGATGTGTTGCTTACTCACCGCAAGTTGAATCGAGGGCCAAAAATTGTGGCAATTGGTGGTGGGACGGGGCTTTCAACTTTGTTGCGGGGTTTAAAGGCTTATAGTGCCAATATTACCGCTATTGTGACTGTAGCTGATGATGGCGGGTCTTCGGGAAGATTACGGCGTGAAATTGGGGTTTTACCTCCGGGAGATATTCGTAACTGTTTAACTGCTTTGGCGGATGAAGAAAAATTGTTAACAGAACTATTTCGCTATCGTTTCAGTGCTGGGGATGGCTTGGTAGGGCATAGTTTTGGTAATTTGTTCTTGACGGCGATGAGCGAAGTTACGGGGGATTTGGAAAGAGCGATCGCTGCAAGTTCTAAAGTATTAGCAGTACGAGGTCGAGTTTTACCCGCTACTCTGACAGATGTTTGTTTATGGGCCCAGTTGGAAGATGGACGGCGTGTAGAGGGCGAGTCTCATATTACGGAAGCGATGGGTAAAATAGTCAAAATTGGCTGTATTCCAGCTAATCCTCCGGCTTTACCCAAAGCTGTTCAGGCTATCAGACAAGCTGATTATATTATTATTGGCCCGGGCAGTTTGTATACAAGTATTATTCCTAATTTATTAGTACCAGAAATTGCGGAAGCGATCGCACAACGACAAGTTCCCCGCATCTATGTTTGTAATATGATGACTCAGCCAGGGGAAACTCAAGGTTATACTGTTTCCGATCATATTAAAGCGATAGACAAAGCTTGTGGCAAACAACTATTTGATGCTGTATTAGTCCAGCGCAAAGTTCCTTCAGAAAAATCCTTAATTCGCTACGCCCAAGAAGATTCACACCCAGTTTATTTAGACAGAGAAACTATCAATTTGCTGGGACGGCGAATTGTAATGTCTAATATTATGTATGAAGATGAAGAAACTGGTTTAATTCGCCATGATTCCGCACGATTAGCTAGAGTTTTACTCCGCTGGTATAGTCGCGCTCAATCAGAATCAATCATGGGATTCTATAAGTTATGA
- a CDS encoding DUF4926 domain-containing protein: MSYELFTQVVLKEDLPKYNLKKGNVATIVEHYPRPEGEEDGYSLEGFEGIVNDTVEVRESQIESLEVKNKTCNDRTFLIS, from the coding sequence ATGAGCTATGAATTGTTTACACAAGTAGTTTTGAAAGAAGACCTTCCTAAATACAATTTAAAAAAGGGCAATGTAGCCACAATTGTAGAACATTATCCCAGACCTGAAGGAGAGGAGGACGGTTACAGCCTTGAGGGATTTGAAGGTATTGTTAATGATACAGTTGAAGTTAGAGAATCACAAATTGAATCTTTGGAAGTTAAAAATAAAACTTGTAACGATCGCACTTTTCTAATTAGTTGA
- a CDS encoding pentapeptide repeat-containing protein: protein MEVSTLLELYEKGERNFSGIDLSGSNLTKVILTGVNLAGANLRGVNLSHALLNKSDLSGALLNWANLKFVKLGEAKLVDADLTKALLNGAFLVKSKLPGAKLSGANLQGANLRSVNMWGANLCGANLQEINLRGANLSGTNLNWVNFEAARLIGAMLYGSSFTGSNFRKAFLNGIDLSGVDLATINLSGAKLIGTNLEGANLIAADLSTAILRKANLSGADLTGANLADACLEKANLNWARLNQADLTNTDFTDAVLTGTDIEGTRWQCSIASEKKTDLYFSLPKTALHFEAELRVVGNE, encoded by the coding sequence ATGGAAGTGAGTACTTTATTAGAGCTTTATGAAAAAGGTGAAAGGAATTTTTCTGGAATTGATTTGAGTGGCTCTAATTTGACGAAAGTGATTTTAACAGGAGTAAATCTAGCAGGTGCAAATTTAAGGGGTGTAAATCTGTCTCATGCTTTACTGAATAAATCAGATTTGAGTGGTGCTTTGTTAAATTGGGCTAATTTGAAGTTTGTTAAATTGGGTGAAGCAAAGTTAGTTGATGCTGATTTAACTAAAGCTCTGTTGAATGGAGCGTTTTTGGTAAAGTCTAAGTTACCCGGAGCTAAATTAAGTGGTGCTAATTTGCAAGGTGCTAATTTGCGATCGGTAAATATGTGGGGAGCAAATCTTTGTGGCGCTAATTTACAAGAGATTAATTTACGAGGTGCTAATCTAAGTGGCACTAATTTAAATTGGGTAAATTTTGAAGCTGCTAGATTAATTGGAGCTATGCTTTATGGTTCTTCTTTTACGGGCAGTAATTTTAGAAAGGCATTTTTAAATGGTATAGATTTAAGTGGGGTAGATTTGGCCACAATTAATTTAAGTGGAGCTAAATTAATTGGAACAAATTTGGAAGGAGCAAATTTAATTGCCGCAGATTTAAGTACCGCAATTTTGCGAAAAGCGAATTTATCAGGAGCAGATTTAACTGGAGCAAATTTAGCTGATGCTTGTTTGGAAAAAGCAAATTTAAATTGGGCGCGGTTGAATCAAGCAGATTTAACGAATACTGATTTTACAGATGCGGTTTTGACAGGTACGGATATTGAAGGTACTAGGTGGCAATGTTCGATCGCATCTGAAAAAAAAACTGACTTGTATTTCTCTTTACCCAAAACTGCGCTACATTTTGAAGCAGAATTAAGGGTTGTAGGTAATGAATAA
- a CDS encoding GNAT family N-acetyltransferase — protein MKIAEQEIVIRLVANEAELSQVFYLRWLVLRKPLGMELGTEQDQYEGNSFQFVAVFGDRIIGAARLRKESENLGIISFVAVLSEFRHQGIGTKVMEKLMEKAQQEKLQVVKLKSRITAVEFYKKIGFSEQGEFFDYLTIPHITMEIKL, from the coding sequence ATGAAGATTGCTGAGCAAGAAATAGTAATTCGCTTAGTTGCTAATGAGGCTGAACTAAGTCAGGTGTTTTATCTGCGTTGGCTAGTTTTGAGAAAACCGTTGGGGATGGAGTTAGGTACTGAACAGGATCAATATGAAGGTAATTCTTTTCAGTTTGTGGCGGTTTTTGGCGATCGTATTATTGGTGCAGCTAGACTAAGAAAAGAATCAGAAAACTTGGGAATTATCTCTTTTGTGGCTGTTTTATCCGAATTTCGTCATCAAGGTATCGGAACAAAAGTGATGGAAAAGTTAATGGAAAAAGCACAACAAGAAAAATTGCAAGTTGTTAAATTAAAATCTCGAATTACAGCAGTTGAATTTTATAAAAAAATAGGTTTTTCTGAACAAGGTGAATTTTTTGATTATCTTACTATTCCACATATAACTATGGAAATAAAGCTTTAA
- a CDS encoding PIN domain-containing protein — LPCVAQFNTVSFSFVRLLKSSQQETNLAKLARLFNQFLILPFDERSAKIAGRIRAQLAALGTPIGPYDLQIAAIALANNLILVTHNTSEFSRVEGLQIEDWELTE; from the coding sequence CTTCCCTGTGTTGCACAATTTAACACAGTCTCGTTTTCTTTTGTCCGACTACTTAAAAGTTCCCAACAAGAAACTAATTTGGCTAAATTGGCTCGGTTGTTTAATCAATTTTTGATTTTACCATTTGATGAACGATCGGCTAAAATTGCCGGAAGAATTCGCGCTCAACTTGCTGCTTTAGGAACTCCGATCGGTCCTTACGATCTTCAAATTGCTGCCATTGCTCTTGCCAATAATTTAATTTTAGTGACTCACAATACAAGTGAATTTAGTAGAGTTGAAGGGTTACAAATTGAAGATTGGGAATTGACGGAGTGA
- a CDS encoding DUF6883 domain-containing protein → MTYLPQDAIISEAKLTKYLLVLLPKDDKSQFLAQAGYTIENWQQLEQDLREQVLPLEAIQINETEFGVKYRIRGSLIGPNGTTIQVITIWIIDSLDRQTKFVTLFPDKER, encoded by the coding sequence ATGACTTATCTTCCTCAAGATGCTATTATTTCAGAAGCAAAGCTTACAAAATATTTATTAGTATTGCTTCCTAAAGATGACAAGTCTCAATTTCTTGCACAAGCAGGTTACACAATAGAAAATTGGCAACAACTGGAGCAGGATTTAAGAGAGCAAGTTCTACCGTTAGAAGCTATTCAAATTAACGAAACAGAGTTTGGTGTAAAGTATCGCATTCGGGGAAGCTTAATCGGCCCCAATGGGACAACAATACAAGTTATTACTATTTGGATAATTGATTCACTAGATCGGCAAACAAAATTTGTTACATTATTTCCAGACAAGGAGAGATAG